In one window of Henckelia pumila isolate YLH828 chromosome 1, ASM3356847v2, whole genome shotgun sequence DNA:
- the LOC140878045 gene encoding uncharacterized protein → MAVLKLFIFTLFLSLIVGRIAADADVSISDADGVSRSHGHGSDVVEQFKSKIHILESLIDEKARETKLKDEVIAAKEKIIKEKLHSIAALEREIASLQKKGKLDVAEQMGKAHAKADELEKEVEKLKTNIDLRNKERDILETRSAEVEKKASELNAKVENLQKIYDEQKTKLRKTERALQIAEEEMMKAKFEATSKTKELMEIHGAWFPPWLAEYLMQYQLVLEKNWQLHGKPAMEMMTQKAIEKKTQAEAWAAPHVETIKTKWVPAIKEQWVVISTNVEPHVKSLTGKTIEIYEASKVAVTPHVIKVQELTNPYFQEMKRLSKPYIDQAATATRPYFDKVHLTLKPYKKKAVHTYRKFLQSATTYHHQVQDTLQEKLKSHELTKPLATKELIWFLASALLALPIFFLWKLFSAICCNKGRKPVRNGNAKNSRRKAKRGHSDE, encoded by the exons ATGGCGGTGTTGAAGCTGTTCATATTTACCCTGTTTCTTTCGCTGATTGTTGGCCGGATCGCTGCCGATGCTGACGTGTCCATTTCGGACGCCGATGGTGTTTCTAGATCGCATGGCCATGGCTCAGATGTCGTAGAGCAGTTCAAGTCCAAGATCCATATTCTTG AGTCCCTTATTGATGAGAAAGCTCGAGAAACAAAACTCAAGGATGAGGTGATTGCTGCAAAGGAGAagataataaaagaaaaattacaTAGCATTGCAGCATTGGAGAGAGAAATTGCTTCTCTGCAG AAAAAGGGAAAGCTAGATGTTGCAGAACAAATGGGGAAGGCACATGCAAAAGCTGATGAACTGGAAAAGGAGGTGGAGAAACTCAAAAccaatattgatttgagaaataAGGAAAGAGATATATTGGAAACCCGGTCTGCTGAAGTTGAAAAGAAGGCGTCGGAATTGAATGCTAAAGTTGAGAAT CTTCAAAAGATTTATGATGAACAGAAAACAAAGTTGCGGAAAACAGAACGAGCTCTTCAAATTGCTGAG GAAGAAATGATGAAGGCAAAGTTTGAAGCTACATCCAAAACCAAGGAGTTGATGGAG ATCCATGGTGCATGGTTTCCACCTTGGCTTGCAGAATATTTAATGCAATATCag TTGGTTTTGGAGAAGAACTGGCAGCTGCATGGGAAGCCTGCTATGGAGATGATGACACAGAAG GCTATAGAGAAGAAGACGCAAGCTGAAGCATGGGCTGCACCACATGTGGAAACAATTAAAACT AAATGGGTACCAGCAATAAAGGAACAGTGGGTGGTGATATCTACCAATGTTGAACCGCATGTCAAATCGCTCACTGGAAAAACTATTGAAATATATGAAGCTTCTAAGGTTGCTGTTACTCCCCATGTCATCAAAGTTCAGGAGCTTACGAATCCCTATTTTCAG GAAATGAAGAGATTAAGCAAACCGTATATTGATCAAGCTGCCACTGCAACTAGGCCTTATTTTGATAAAGTACATCTTACTCTGAAGCCTTATAAAAAGAAGGCAGTTCATACCTACAGGAAATTCCTTCAGTCAGCAACTACTTACCATCATCAG GTCCAAGACACATTACAAGAGAAACTGAAGAGTCACGAGCTTACTAAACCTCTTGCAACGAAAGAGTTGATTTGGTTTCTT GCCTCCGCGCTACTGGCTCTGCCCATCTTTTTTCTGTGGAAATTATTTTCAGCCATTTGCTG CAACAAGGGGAGGAAGCCTGTTCGCAATGGTAACGCTAAAAATTCACGTCGGAAGGCTAAACGTGGACACTCAGATGAGTGA